The following proteins come from a genomic window of Lachnoclostridium phytofermentans ISDg:
- a CDS encoding MFS transporter, whose product MIFSTKKLDPRYNNASAFLIALFSLNTAASTLYLALMEYTAYFVNGIIGFSVVLTSVVLTALRVFDGLIDPFIGYVVDRTEGKYGKFRPFMVLGNALMAISSLLLYYCSYTIPKAIRLPIFVLIYIIFVFGYTFQMLVAKAGQTVMTNNPKMRPLSTYFDSLFITASYGGTALYAQTFLAKKYGGFKNPKLYQELTLWIVLIGGICTICAVIGIWSKDRKEYYGSSDQVTKINMKDYVSIMKHNKPIRMLVTAASVNKFTSMVYSNITVGVIIFGIMMKNYELSGQIGLVTAIPNLLVVSIGVMVAQRLGQKKAFESFTWLAICFQIIMTFLLLFGNLTQIGLTKWNMISLLFFGIFILLNGCKTVSNNIVVPMIADCSDYEVYRSGNYIPGIMGALFSLIDQVVSAFGTAFVGLVVAMIGFRNALPQIEDKLTNSLKMVAILCYCIIPIGGWLLSLLSMKHYSLDKEKMREINLKNSIEDNHFEKLS is encoded by the coding sequence ATGATATTTAGTACAAAAAAATTAGATCCACGTTATAATAATGCAAGTGCTTTTCTGATTGCACTGTTTTCTCTTAATACAGCAGCTTCCACATTATATTTGGCTTTAATGGAATATACCGCATATTTTGTGAATGGTATTATAGGATTTTCGGTCGTATTAACATCAGTTGTATTAACAGCACTTAGAGTCTTTGACGGACTGATTGATCCATTTATCGGTTATGTCGTAGACAGAACGGAAGGAAAATACGGAAAATTTAGACCTTTTATGGTGCTTGGGAATGCATTAATGGCGATTAGCTCTTTGTTATTATACTATTGTTCTTACACAATACCAAAAGCTATCAGGTTACCGATCTTTGTCTTAATTTATATTATCTTTGTTTTTGGTTACACATTTCAGATGCTGGTAGCAAAAGCAGGCCAGACAGTAATGACGAATAATCCGAAGATGAGACCTTTATCCACCTATTTTGACTCTCTTTTTATTACTGCAAGCTACGGCGGAACGGCCCTCTATGCGCAAACATTTCTTGCGAAGAAGTATGGCGGGTTTAAAAATCCTAAGTTATATCAAGAATTAACGCTCTGGATTGTACTAATCGGTGGAATTTGTACGATTTGTGCAGTAATTGGAATATGGAGTAAAGATAGAAAAGAATACTATGGAAGTTCTGATCAAGTCACAAAGATTAATATGAAAGATTATGTTAGCATCATGAAACATAATAAGCCAATCAGAATGTTAGTAACGGCTGCTTCAGTGAATAAATTCACCTCTATGGTTTACAGTAATATAACAGTTGGTGTTATAATTTTTGGAATCATGATGAAAAACTATGAATTGTCAGGTCAGATTGGTTTAGTAACCGCCATTCCAAATTTACTCGTTGTGTCAATTGGTGTTATGGTGGCTCAGCGTTTAGGACAGAAGAAGGCCTTTGAATCTTTTACATGGTTAGCGATTTGTTTTCAAATCATTATGACATTCTTATTATTATTTGGTAATTTAACTCAAATTGGTTTAACAAAATGGAATATGATTTCACTCTTATTTTTTGGAATCTTTATCTTATTAAATGGTTGTAAGACAGTAAGCAATAATATTGTCGTACCAATGATAGCAGATTGCTCTGATTATGAGGTGTATCGTAGCGGGAATTATATTCCTGGTATCATGGGAGCACTATTTTCGTTAATTGACCAAGTTGTTTCTGCTTTTGGGACTGCTTTTGTAGGACTTGTGGTTGCTATGATTGGCTTTCGAAATGCCTTACCACAAATAGAAGATAAGCTAACTAACTCGTTAAAAATGGT
- a CDS encoding HAD-IC family P-type ATPase: protein MLFHTRSIQDTLKALKVNASTGLSTKEAQKRQQEYGKNQLEAKKGKSILSRFLSQFKDFMIIVLIAAAVVSFFISLLKGHADYIDPIIIFAIIFLNAILGVIQEEKAEKSLEALKKMSAPTAEVLRDSKRITLPSTELVPGDIIYLETGHYIPADARLITSINLRVDESALTGESHPVEKDANVILKENTMLGDRKNLVPATGVITFGRGIAVVTAIGMGTEVGTIARMIMEDETPETPLQKRLEKTGKALGIAALGICIAIFLLGTLQGRELFDMFMTSVSLAVAAIPEGLPRVV, encoded by the coding sequence ATGCTATTCCATACAAGATCCATACAAGATACCTTAAAAGCTCTCAAAGTTAATGCTTCAACTGGGCTTAGCACAAAAGAGGCACAAAAACGGCAACAGGAATACGGCAAAAATCAACTGGAGGCAAAAAAGGGAAAAAGCATTCTCTCCCGCTTCCTTTCGCAATTTAAGGATTTTATGATTATAGTATTAATCGCTGCGGCTGTCGTATCCTTTTTTATCTCCCTGCTAAAGGGTCATGCAGATTACATAGACCCCATCATAATTTTCGCCATAATATTTTTAAATGCAATCTTGGGAGTTATACAAGAAGAAAAGGCTGAAAAATCACTCGAAGCACTTAAGAAAATGTCAGCACCAACCGCAGAAGTATTACGTGATAGTAAACGAATCACACTTCCCTCCACGGAACTTGTACCGGGAGACATTATTTACTTAGAAACAGGACACTACATACCAGCAGATGCACGCCTCATTACTAGCATTAATCTTCGCGTTGATGAGTCTGCGCTTACTGGAGAGTCACATCCAGTTGAAAAAGATGCCAATGTAATTCTAAAAGAAAACACGATGCTAGGAGATAGAAAGAACCTAGTGCCTGCAACCGGTGTAATCACCTTTGGTCGTGGGATTGCGGTTGTTACTGCAATTGGTATGGGTACTGAAGTTGGTACAATTGCGCGAATGATAATGGAAGATGAGACTCCAGAAACACCACTCCAAAAACGTCTTGAAAAGACTGGGAAAGCTCTAGGTATTGCAGCTTTAGGTATTTGTATCGCTATATTTTTACTTGGTACCTTACAAGGACGTGAATTATTTGATATGTTTATGACTAGCGTAAGTTTAGCAGTCGCCGCAATTCCAGAAGGGCTACCAAGAGTAGTATAG